The following DNA comes from Spirulina major PCC 6313.
GATGAGTACCTGAGTACAGGACAAAAGTTGAAATGTACGGCGGCATCTTGATTTTGATGGGGTGGGAGCATCCTGCTCCCTATTTTGTCTGATCCCAGCGGGCAAGATGCCCGCACTACAACAGACTATGGATTTTTAGGGAGTGTGTTGAGTGTTGCTATTGTTCCACCCAACTACGAAATCATCAGGGTTTCAGCCAAAGCCTGATTTTTTGTCCTGTACTCAGGATGAGTACTTCCGTTTTTAAGGATGGCGCGAGAACCACAATAGGAACAGGGAGGGCGAGGGGCATTATCATGAACTGTCATAGGGGGTTATCAAGGTGAATTGAGTCAGATTTATTGAGGATCATTATAGCCACTCATTCCGAAAATGAAGGTCTAATCGCATCATCATAAATAAACAGGGTCTATTTCTATCATGTCAATCTCACAAAAATCACCTTTCACTACTTCTTTACCACTACCAGGGATTGGAGACGCACCACGTCAACGAAGGAAGAGATTGCGCGTCACATGAACCGATTTGGCTCATCCCCATGAGCAAGACTGAAACGAGCAGAGTTAAGTTAACTCTGCTCGTTTGTATCAAAATTTAATTGTCAAGAAATGATAAGTTACACCAGGGAACTGTGACCTAAGGCGAGGCCGGCGACGAGCATTCCGAAGACGAGGAAGGGTTGGGCGCTGGCTTGGTATTTCACGTCGTTTTTGAGGGGGTCGCGGAGGAAATACATATCCTGGAAGGTGATTTGCGGGACGATGAAGAGGATCAAGATTGTGGCGTAGAGGTTTTGGTGGATGAAGATTAGATAGGCGGCAACCCCGGCTTGGAAAATGTCGATCATGAGGACACAAATCCAGGAAGCGGTTTTAACCCCGAACATCACCGGCAGGGATTTTAACCCCAGTTGCCGATCGCCCTCCACACTTTTGAAATCATTAACGATCGCAATCCCTAACCCCGCCAAACTATAGAACAGCGTCAACCACACAATCGTCCAATTCAACGTGCCAAACAGGGCATGGCCCGCACACCAAGGCAGGGTGATGTAGCTCGCGCCGAGGGCATAGTTACCGAGCCAGCCGTTTTGCTTCAGCTTCAGCGGTGGTGCGGAATAGATATAGGCGAGAAACGTCCCGATCGCATTGATCAGCGTAATCATCGGGAAGGAATTCCCCGACCAAATATCCAGGAATGCCGCCAAGCCAAACCCCGCCGCGAGGAGAATCCCGATCTGCGCCTTCACTTGGGGGATGGAAATCACGCCGGAGGGGATGGGGCGATAGGGTTCGTTAATCGCGTCAATTTCGCGATCGTAGTAATCATTCAGGGTTTGGGTGTAGCCGGTCATGATTGGCCCGGAGAGGAGCATACAGGTGAAGGCTTTGAGGATGTCTTCGATGCCCCACCCATAGCCGCCTGACGATGCTGCACCACAGACGACCCCCCAGATCAGCGGAATCCAGGTGATCGGCTTCATCAGTTGAAGGCGAATTTTCCAAATGTTCGTTTCGAGGGCGGCTCCCTTCATGCCTAACATTTGCCGCGTTTTGGAGCCTGCTGGGGTTGGGGTTTGTTGTTCGTCTGTCATGGGTTCAGGGGCTACAGGGAAATGATTAGGTAATGGTCTTGGAATTTCGCCCCTTTGACGGGCTGGCCGGAAAGGGGGGGCGGCAGGAAGATGTTGCGCCGTTGATCGCCGGCTTCGATGGTGAGTTCGGGGCCGTATTGGGTGAGTTTGACTTGTTTTTTGTCGAAGCCGGGGAGGAAGACCCGTACTTGGCGGCTCGCGGTGTCGATGGTGAGGGGGCGGGGGATGTGGTCGGTGTCGCGGAAGTTGGGGAGGGGGTTGGCGATCGCATCCCAATCGCCCCCCGCCAAGGTGGGCACAGGGGTGCTGGGAATCGGTAAAAAGGCCCGCACTTGGTCATCCGTAGGCGTGGCCTGATTCCACAACACACCGCCGACACTCAACCCCACCTGCTGCGCACTGCCCCAATAATATTGAGCCGTGGCGATCGCGGCGGGGCTAGCGTCGGTGACGAGATAGGTTAAGACCCGTTGGGGGTTGGCGATCGCGGTTTTGCCCTCATCGAGCAGGTCTTGGGTTTCTTGGGTGGGTTGGTCGGCAAAATTGTCCCACGACCAGGACACATTGAGAATCGCACTGCTCAGGGGTTGGATGAAGGGTGCGATCGCTTTCCCCAAATCCGACTCCAGCAATACATTCCGAAAACGGCGCAGATACCAACTCCCCGTATCCGGAATCCCCAAAGTACGCAGGGTGTTCAAATCCGCCGCCCCATCGTAAACAATCACATCGTATTGATTGCTCTGGTTATAGGTGCGAATCTGATAGAGCGCCAGCGCCGAATCCATGCCCGGAAACAGCCCCAATTCTTGGCCGTAGACATTGCGCAACAGGGGAAACCGCACATATTGCGCCTCCCGTGCCTTAACCTCGTCTTCCCACACACGGGTCATTAAGTCCGGCGAACTAAATTGCACCGCTGATAGATTGGGGGCGATAGTTTGGGGTTCCGTCCCCACCTCATGACCCAGCAGCAGCCCCACCACAGGACTCGGATCTTGGGAGGCGAGTAGCACCCGCTCCCCCTGTTGGGCGAGCTTTTTCGCGGCGGCGATCGCCATGGTGGTACAGCCGACACCGCCTTTACCAATAAATGTCAGAACTTGAGCCATGAGTTTGGGGGATGAAAATTAAACTTCTTTGAGTTCGTCTGCGAAAAACCAGGTTTTGGTTTTGTCATCGAATTCGACCAATGCCCCGACACCGCTGCCGTCAGTCATTTTGTAGCCTGCGATCGTGCCAATCTTGCCGAGTTTATCCGCAACATCACCCGATACCCGATCCCGAATCCGTCGAACTTGCACTTTTGTCCCGATTTCCATTCCGATCCTTATTTTTTGTAAACGTATGTGAAAACCATTACACAGTTTAGGGCAAAACCTGAACCCCTCGAAACTGTTTCGCGGTTCTTGTGTGGGGATGCGGGCCGATCACCAGGGGAGAATGTCGCCGTTGGCGTGCCAGAATGTGCCGCTATTGTCGAGGGTGAGGGCATCGATGCGATCGAGGAGATTGTTAACTGAGGTGGTGGGGGTGATGCCGTTGGGGGTGAAGTGGGTCATGCGGGTTTGGACGAGGCCGGGATGAAGAATCGCAACGGCGATGCCTTGGGGTTTAAGGTCGAGGGCGAGGGATTTTCCGGCCATGGAAAGGGCGACTTTCGACATCCGATAGCCGTAGGAACTGCCGGAGGTGTTGTCAGCGATCGACCCCATGCGGCTGGTCATCAGGATGACTTTTGAGCCGGGGTTAAGGTGAGATAGCAGGGCATGGGTGAAGCGCAGCGGCGCGATCGCATTCACTTCAAACTGGCGGCGAATGCTTTCAAAATCGAGATCATCCAACCCCACCCGCTCCACAATTCCGGCGTTATTAATCAGCCCATCAATGGGTTGATTCCCCAGACGGGTTTTAAAGGCGGCGATCGCGTCTGGATCGGTCAACTCTACCCCCGTTTCGACGCGCACCCCCACCGCATCGAGTTCCGGTGAACTCTGCCGACAGACGGCGATCGCCTCATCACCCCGTGCTTGCAATTGCCGACAATATTCCACCCCAATGCCTCGGTTTGCGCCGGTGACGATGTAGGTTGCCATGGGTTTTCCTCCTGATTAGGCTGAGGTTGGCTTCGGGGTCACTTCGCTACACACTTCATAGAATGCGGTTTCCGGCGGTGCGGCGAAGAGATGCCCCATTTCTTTAATCAAGGCTTCGTGAACTTCGTTGCGGTTGGCTTCCATGTCTTCGGGATTATCCCAGAGAATAATCGCGATCCCTTCATCAGTGCCGGGTTTTTGGAGCAGGTAGGCCCCTTCAAATCCCTCGGTATAGGTGGACACGGCTTTGACAAAAAGCTGCTCGGCTTCGTTGAACCGCCCCGGCTTGAATGCTCCGATCGCCACGTAAGCGTATTTATGTTTGAGAAAATCTAAAAATTCCGACATGGTTCACCCTCCTCACAATAACTCGATGGTGTCGTCTAGGTTTACCTTGCCATCCTCTCCGGTGGAGCCGGGAATTTGTGGGATTTTTTTAACGATTTTGTCAAATTGGCTTACAGTGGGCGGTGCGTGATGTGTCTGAATCAGGATTTGGGATGGGGTTAGAGCAGATTCGGATTGTGTTGGTGGAACCGGCGGGGCCGTTGAATGTGGGGTCAGTGGCGCGGGTGATGAAAAATATGGGCCTGTCGCGGCTGGTGTTGGTGAATCCCCAATGCGATCGCACCGCTCCAGAGGCCTATCAAATGGCCGTCCACGCCGCAGAGATCCTCGACCAAGCGCAGATCGTGGCAACCCTACCGGACGCGGTGCAGGGGTGCGATCGCGCCGTCGCCACCGCTGGCCGGGACTGCAATCTTGCGATTCCCCTCGAACCGCCCCGCCACGCCCTGCCCTGGCTCCGTGCCACCGCTGGCGAGGCGGCGCTGATTTTCGGTCGAGAAGATCGCGGCCTCACGAATGAGGAGATCAACCTCGCCCAGCGGGCCGTAATGATCCCCGCGAATCCGGCCTATCCATCCCTCAACCTGGCCCAAGCGGTGGCGATTTGCACCTATGAACTGACCCAAGCGGCGATCGCTCCCTCCACCCCCACACCTGCGCCTGCTCAACCCACCGCCCCCCTCGACCACCTCAACGGCTACTACACCGACCTCGAAACCCTCCTCCTCGACATCGGCTATCTCATGCCCCACACCGCCGCCGCCCGCATGACCAAACTCCGCCGCCTCTACAATCGCGCCCTGCTCACCCCGGAGGAGGTGGCACTGTTACGGGGCATGATTCGGCAAACGCGCTGGGCCTTGAGACAGGGTCAAGAGTAATGCCATAGCATCAACAGATTCACTGGGTAAAGTATCCGGCTTAAAAACTAAGATAACCTGTTCGCTGGGGTCAATGAGCCAACCGAGTGGAGTGCCTTAACGAAGCATGAAGAGGATTTTGCGGGTGACCTGTAATGACCGTTGATCCGGCGAGAGAATTTCAATCACCCAGGGGGGCGCGAAATCGATTCCTTTGCGGCTAATTAATTCCGATGCATCGATGGGAATTTCAGACTCTCGTACGATTGTGATGTCGGGAATGAGGGAGCGATCGCCCATTGTACACCGTAGCTCCGGCAGCGCTTCAAAGCCCTCGCTTTGTAGATTAATCAGCCCGATCAAGCGTGCTGCAAGCGACGCTGTTGAACTTCTGGCATTGGTTTTTGATGTGCTATTCCATTGATAAATTCCCACGCTGGCGACTCATCAATATCGTGACGAGTTAAAAATGCTTCTAAGCTAGAAGGTTGAGGAACTGTGACGACCATAATTGTATTTCCTCACTCGTGTTGAATCGTAGAAATCAATACTGCTGGCAGCGAGATAATCCTAACAAAAAACCCTGGTGAATCATTTTCATTCACCAGGGTTATGTCGTTTTAAATCGCTCAAAATTTAGCGAAACTTAGGGTAAATCGGTGCTGCCCATTAAGAAGCGATCGCACTCTTTCGCCACACCACGACCCTCATTAATGGCCCAGACCACGAGACTTTGGCCGCGCCGACAATCGCCCGCTGCGAAAACATTGGGGAGGCTGGTGGTGTATTCGCCGTGGTTGGCTTTGATGTTGCTGCGGGGGTCGCGATCGAGGCCGAGGGAGTCCAGTAATGGCTGTTCGGGGCCGAGAAAACCCATGGCGAGGAGGACTAATTGTGCCGGGAGAATTTTTTCAGACCCTTCGATGTGCTTGGGAATAAAGCGGCCTTGGTCGTCCTTTTGCCAATCGACGAGGACGGTGTGAACGGCTTTGAGATGGCCGTTTTCATCGCCTTCAAAGTGGGTGGCGGTGCGGAGATAGCTACGGGGGTCGGAGCCGAACCGGGCGGCGGCCTCCTCTTGGCCGTAATCCATGCGGTAAATTTTCGGCCACTCGGGCCAGGGGTTATTGGCGGCGCGGGTTTCGGGGGGTTTGGGCATGATTTCCAACTGGGTGACCGAGTTGCACCCATGGCGGATCGAGGTGCCGACGCAATCGGTTCCGGTATCGCCGCCGCCGATGATCACCACATCTTTCCCCGCCGCCGCAATGAAGTCTTCCGTGGGGTTGCCGTTGAGGACGGTGCGGGTATTGCCCGTGAGGAATTCCATGGCGAAGTGAATCCCCTTGAGATCGCGCCCTTCAATGGGAAGATCGCGGGGTTTCGTGGCTCCGGTGCAGAGGATCACCGCGTCGAACTCGTTGAGAAGTTGGGCAGCGGGGAGGTCTGTGCCGATTTCGGTGTTACAGACGAAGGTGACTCCCTCGGCTTCGAGGACATCGAGGCGGCGCATCACCACGGCTTTTTTGTCCAATTTCATGTTGGGGATGCCGTACATCAGCAGACCACCGGGGCGATCGGCGCGTTCGTACACCGTCACCCAATGGCCGGCGCTGTTGAGTTGCGCTGCTGCGGATAAGCCAGCGGGGCCGGAGCCGACGATCGCCACTTTCTTGCCGGTGCGCTGCTGGGGCGGGTTGGGGGTGATCCAGCC
Coding sequences within:
- a CDS encoding Uma2 family endonuclease, producing the protein MIGLINLQSEGFEALPELRCTMGDRSLIPDITIVRESEIPIDASELISRKGIDFAPPWVIEILSPDQRSLQVTRKILFMLR
- a CDS encoding antibiotic biosynthesis monooxygenase; the protein is MSEFLDFLKHKYAYVAIGAFKPGRFNEAEQLFVKAVSTYTEGFEGAYLLQKPGTDEGIAIILWDNPEDMEANRNEVHEALIKEMGHLFAAPPETAFYEVCSEVTPKPTSA
- the chlG gene encoding chlorophyll synthase ChlG; protein product: MTDEQQTPTPAGSKTRQMLGMKGAALETNIWKIRLQLMKPITWIPLIWGVVCGAASSGGYGWGIEDILKAFTCMLLSGPIMTGYTQTLNDYYDREIDAINEPYRPIPSGVISIPQVKAQIGILLAAGFGLAAFLDIWSGNSFPMITLINAIGTFLAYIYSAPPLKLKQNGWLGNYALGASYITLPWCAGHALFGTLNWTIVWLTLFYSLAGLGIAIVNDFKSVEGDRQLGLKSLPVMFGVKTASWICVLMIDIFQAGVAAYLIFIHQNLYATILILFIVPQITFQDMYFLRDPLKNDVKYQASAQPFLVFGMLVAGLALGHSSLV
- a CDS encoding glutamate synthase subunit beta, yielding MGKPTGFMEYLREVAEDVAPSDRIHNWDEFHLPMNEESLRNQGARCMDCGTPFCHTGIEISRMASGCPINNIIPEWNDLVYRGLWSEALDRLHKTNNFPEFTGRVCPAPCEGACVLGITNPPVTIKSIEHAIAEKGWESGWITPNPPQQRTGKKVAIVGSGPAGLSAAAQLNSAGHWVTVYERADRPGGLLMYGIPNMKLDKKAVVMRRLDVLEAEGVTFVCNTEIGTDLPAAQLLNEFDAVILCTGATKPRDLPIEGRDLKGIHFAMEFLTGNTRTVLNGNPTEDFIAAAGKDVVIIGGGDTGTDCVGTSIRHGCNSVTQLEIMPKPPETRAANNPWPEWPKIYRMDYGQEEAAARFGSDPRSYLRTATHFEGDENGHLKAVHTVLVDWQKDDQGRFIPKHIEGSEKILPAQLVLLAMGFLGPEQPLLDSLGLDRDPRSNIKANHGEYTTSLPNVFAAGDCRRGQSLVVWAINEGRGVAKECDRFLMGSTDLP
- the petP gene encoding cytochrome b6f subunit PetP; translated protein: MEIGTKVQVRRIRDRVSGDVADKLGKIGTIAGYKMTDGSGVGALVEFDDKTKTWFFADELKEV
- a CDS encoding SDR family oxidoreductase; its protein translation is MATYIVTGANRGIGVEYCRQLQARGDEAIAVCRQSSPELDAVGVRVETGVELTDPDAIAAFKTRLGNQPIDGLINNAGIVERVGLDDLDFESIRRQFEVNAIAPLRFTHALLSHLNPGSKVILMTSRMGSIADNTSGSSYGYRMSKVALSMAGKSLALDLKPQGIAVAILHPGLVQTRMTHFTPNGITPTTSVNNLLDRIDALTLDNSGTFWHANGDILPW
- a CDS encoding Get3/ArsA fold putative tail anchor-mediating ATPase NosAFP gives rise to the protein MAQVLTFIGKGGVGCTTMAIAAAKKLAQQGERVLLASQDPSPVVGLLLGHEVGTEPQTIAPNLSAVQFSSPDLMTRVWEDEVKAREAQYVRFPLLRNVYGQELGLFPGMDSALALYQIRTYNQSNQYDVIVYDGAADLNTLRTLGIPDTGSWYLRRFRNVLLESDLGKAIAPFIQPLSSAILNVSWSWDNFADQPTQETQDLLDEGKTAIANPQRVLTYLVTDASPAAIATAQYYWGSAQQVGLSVGGVLWNQATPTDDQVRAFLPIPSTPVPTLAGGDWDAIANPLPNFRDTDHIPRPLTIDTASRQVRVFLPGFDKKQVKLTQYGPELTIEAGDQRRNIFLPPPLSGQPVKGAKFQDHYLIISL
- a CDS encoding TrmJ/YjtD family RNA methyltransferase, with product MGLEQIRIVLVEPAGPLNVGSVARVMKNMGLSRLVLVNPQCDRTAPEAYQMAVHAAEILDQAQIVATLPDAVQGCDRAVATAGRDCNLAIPLEPPRHALPWLRATAGEAALIFGREDRGLTNEEINLAQRAVMIPANPAYPSLNLAQAVAICTYELTQAAIAPSTPTPAPAQPTAPLDHLNGYYTDLETLLLDIGYLMPHTAAARMTKLRRLYNRALLTPEEVALLRGMIRQTRWALRQGQE